One Bacteroidales bacterium DNA segment encodes these proteins:
- a CDS encoding DUF3999 family protein codes for MKLRVKLLACLLFLAYSFSYGQIKEYDYKRELKGISGQWHKIILPDEVFGKITQDLTDIRIFGITANHDTVEAPYLLRVASEKTSSREVEFNTLNTSHNEKGYSFTFEIPATEPINQINLEFGQKNFDWQIKLEGSQNQNDWFTVAENYRILSIKNEITDFQFTRLTFPGSNYRYFRLLIDSQEKPELTFASIVQQEITDGRFRNCTIKKFDLKENRELRQTEIDLELQLPVPVSHLKIDVKDSFDYYRPVTIKYLADSIKTEQGWKYYYRTLTTETLNSMEKVEFKFNSTTLQKLKIIIHNQNNQPLTIDTIHVKGYVHELLVRFTEKATYFMTYGNKTAAKPYYDIDRFSDDIPMNLTTLELGDELKTEKEEIPLADPLFKNKTWLWAIMTIIILLLGWFSVKMIRKH; via the coding sequence ATGAAATTGAGGGTTAAACTATTAGCTTGTTTACTCTTTTTAGCCTACTCATTTTCTTATGGGCAAATAAAAGAGTACGACTACAAACGAGAGTTAAAGGGAATTTCAGGGCAATGGCATAAAATTATTCTGCCCGACGAAGTTTTTGGGAAAATTACACAGGACTTAACCGACATCAGGATCTTCGGAATAACGGCAAATCATGACACAGTTGAAGCTCCATATTTACTTCGAGTAGCATCTGAAAAAACATCCAGCAGGGAGGTTGAATTTAACACACTCAACACCTCTCATAACGAAAAGGGCTATTCTTTCACTTTTGAAATTCCGGCGACAGAACCAATCAACCAGATCAACCTGGAATTTGGTCAGAAAAATTTTGATTGGCAAATCAAACTTGAAGGCAGTCAAAATCAGAATGACTGGTTTACAGTTGCTGAGAATTACCGGATCCTGTCTATAAAAAACGAGATAACTGACTTTCAGTTTACCAGGTTGACTTTTCCAGGTTCAAACTACCGGTATTTCCGACTGCTTATTGACAGCCAGGAAAAACCTGAGCTGACCTTCGCAAGTATTGTACAACAAGAAATTACAGACGGAAGATTTAGAAATTGCACGATCAAAAAATTTGATTTAAAGGAGAATAGGGAGCTCAGGCAAACCGAAATCGATCTTGAATTACAGTTGCCTGTTCCCGTAAGCCATTTGAAAATTGATGTTAAAGATTCGTTCGACTATTACCGGCCAGTGACAATAAAGTATCTAGCTGACAGCATCAAAACAGAACAAGGCTGGAAGTACTATTATCGCACATTGACAACTGAGACATTGAATTCGATGGAAAAAGTTGAATTTAAGTTTAACAGTACCACTCTTCAAAAACTAAAAATCATCATTCACAATCAAAACAATCAACCTTTGACCATTGACACAATACATGTAAAAGGATATGTACACGAGTTGCTGGTTCGATTTACCGAAAAAGCTACTTACTTTATGACCTACGGAAATAAAACAGCAGCAAAACCCTATTACGACATAGACCGTTTTTCTGACGACATTCCGATGAATCTGACAACATTGGAATTGGGTGACGAACTGAAAACAGAAAAAGAGGAAATCCCTTTGGCAGACCCGCTTTTCAAAAACAAAACCTGGCTGTGGGCAATCATGACCATCATCATATTGTTGCTCGGATGGTTTTCGGTAAAAATGATAAGAAAACATTGA